The DNA sequence CGACGAGAACGGGAACAGCGAGTTGCGGGTACGCACCTCGGAGCCGTAGTTGGCGGCCCAGGTCTCCCGGCTCACGCTCGCGGCGACGCTGACCACGCTGGAGGCCACCGACGGGTCACCGATGGTGTTGGTGCCCGGGCCGGAGTTGCCGGCGGAGATGAACATCTGCACGCCGTACACGTCGATCAGGATGTTGTACAGCTCGGCGCGGGCGTTGTTGCCGTCGTTGAGCGCCGGCAGACCACCGATCGACATGTTGATGATGTCGACGCCCCGGTTGATCACCAGGTCGACCATGCCGTCGGTCAACGCGGCCGCGGTGCAGCCGCCAGCGAAGGTGCAGGCCCGCGAGGAGACCAGCTTGGCGCCGGGCGCGGCGCCGTCGAAGTCCTCGTTGCCCAGCATGTCGTTGGCGGCCACGATGCCCGCCACGTGGGTGCCGTGCGACGACGAGATCAGGCCGATGTTGACGTAGTCGATCAGCCCGGGGCCGCCGACCGGAGCGGTGTCGACGTCGGTGCGGAACTCGACGACGAACGGCACCTGCTCGGCGATCGGGGTCGCCGGGTCGTCCGTGCCGAAGTGGCCGATGTCGAAGTTCTCCTGGTACGGGCGCATCACCGGCTCGTCGGTGAAGTCGAAGTCCTGGTCGACGTCGACCCGTACGTCGTTGGTGGCCGGGTCGTACAGAATGCCGAACCGGTCGCTGGTGTCGCCGTCGCGGTTGACGTCACCGTCGGCCGCCCCGCCAGCGGTGATCGACTCCGAGAACAGGTTGATCATGTAGTCGCCGGCCGGCGCGGACCAGCTGACCCCGGCGTAGCTGAAGCTCGGGCCGCTCACGCTGGTGAGCATCGGCCGCCAGCTGCCGTCGTTCTCGTACACCGGGTCGATGGGGGTGACCCAGTCGATGACCTTCCGCTCCCCGGTGGTGGTGGTCTGCAGCGCCGGGTGGTCCAGGTCGATCCCGGAGTCCATGATGCCCACGACGACGTTGCGGCCGTCCCAGCGCGGGTGGCTCTTCTTGAACGAGACCGCGCCGGTCTCGCTGGTCGGCATGTAGGGGTTGACCGCTCCGGTGTCCGGCCCCGGGCCGGTCGCCGCGATCGCCACGGAGGAAGCCGCCGCCATGCTCTCCGGTGCCGGGTCCGGCATCGGGATCGTCTCGTTCAGGTCGACCGCCGAGACGCCGGGCAGCTTCGACGCCGCGACGACGTTCTTGACCGGGACGCGGGCCCGGACGTAGCCGACCTCGTCGACCTGGTTGCCGATCACGCCGCCGAGCTTCTTCAGCTCGGCCGCGACCTTCGGCGCCGCGCCCTGCTCGGTGGCGACCAGCAGGGTGACACTCTGCTCGCTCTTCGCCTCCGCCTCGGCGAGCAGGTCGAGATCGTGCGACCCCAACGTATCGGTAGGGGTGTCCTTCAGTACGTCGGCCTTGGTCGACGGGTTGGCGCTCGCGGTGGACGCACCACCCGCCAGCGTCACGGCACCGGCCACCATGACGGATGCCAGGAGCGCGGCAGAGGTTCGCCGTCTCCAGATGCGGGGTTTACTCACGTTCTCTTCCTCCGGAAGAACTGGGCCCTGTGGTGCAGGGCACGTGTGACCGCATCCTTTGTGTTCCGGTGGATCGCTGTCACTACCTAGCCAAGCGTTGTGACCAGCCCGTGACATGCACTTCCCTGAATGGGTGGCGTGGTCGTAGTGAAATGCCTGCAATGAGTAATGTCAATCCGGGGTTTTCCCAGCTCAACTGGTCCACTCGGGACGTGTCCGATGCGCCCGGTCGTCGCCGGTCGACGGCGTTTCCAACTCCGGCGCCTGCACCTGACGGGGTGCCACTTCCACCTGTGGCGGTGACGTCAGATCCGTGCCGGAAACCCCGAGATCGGCGAGTTTGCGCGCACTCACCAGGACCCGCCCTTCCAACGATCCCACCGCCCGGTTGTACGCGGTGACCGCGCCCCCCAACGCGTTGCCCAGTTTCGTGACATGCTCGCCCAGCGTGGCCAGCCGCCCGTACAGTTCACGGGCCAGCCCGTGCACCGCCACCGCGTTACGGGCCAGCGCCTCCTGCCGCCACGAGTACGCCACCGTGCGCAGCAGGGCCACCAGCGTCGCCGGAGTGGCCAGCACGATGTCCCGGCTGAACGCGTGTTCCAGCAGAGTCGGGTCGCGCTGCAACGCGGCGTCCAGGAACGAATCGGCCGGTACGAACAGCACCACGAACTCCGGCGTCTGATCGAACGCGGACCAGTACTGCTTCGCGGCGAGCGCGTCCACATGGGTCCGCAGCTGCCGGGCGTGGCTGTCCAGGTGCTGATCCCGGCTGCGCTCCTCGCGAGCCTCCATCGCGGACAGATAGCCGTCGAACGGTGCCTTGGCGTCGACCACCACGCTGCGCCCGCCGTGCAGCCGTACCACCAGGTCCGGACGGACTGTCTGCTGCTCGGTCCGCGCGGTCACCTGCTCGGCGAAGTCGCAGTGCTCCAGCATCCCGGCCGCCTCGACGATGCGCCGCAGCTGGTGCTCCCCCCACCGGCCACGCACCTGCGGCGCGCGCAGCGCCGCGACCAGCTGTTTGGTCTCGGTACGCAGCTCAGCGGAGACCCCGCCCATCGCCCGGACCTGCTCACGCAGCTCGGCGTACGCGTCGACCCGGTCGTGCTCCAGCTCGGCCACCCGCTGCTCGTAGCGGCGCAGCGCGTCGTGCAGCGGAGCCACCGCCCGCGCCACCGCCTCCTGCGACTGGGCGGTCGCCTCGTACGACAGCGCCCGCATCGACTGCTCCAGCCGGCCCTCGCCGTCGCGGGTGGCGCGCAGCGTCGCGTCCAGTCGGGCGATCTCGGTCGCCGACCGGGCCCGGGCGGCCAGCCAGCCGAGCGCCGCGCCGCAACCGAGACAGACGACCACCACCACTACCGTCGCGACATCCACGCCGGAAAGCATGTCAAACAGGTACGCCACCCGCCCGCCGACGCCCGGTCACCGGCCGTCGTTGTGGCTGGTGGTGGATCAGTGCGGCTACCGTCGTAGCCATGGAATTTCTTCTGCTCCTGGTCTTGGTGGCGTTGTTCGCCGGCGGCCTGCTGTGGTGGCGGGGGGAGAGCACCGCCCGCAAGGAGCGGGCGCTGGCCGACGCCCGGGCCGAGGCACAGCGCTGGTACGAGCGCCTCGGCGGCCAGGTGATGAACCTGCACGGCGACCAGCCGGCGGTCCGGCAGTCGCTGCTCGACGCCGGCGAGCGCTACACCGCGGCCGGCTCCCAGCTGGAGCAGGCTCGCAGCGTCAAGCAGTTCGAGCTGGCCCGGGAGACCGCCCTGGAAGGCCTGGCCTACGTCCGGGCGGCCCGGGTGGCGCTCGGCATCGACCCCGGCCCCGAGCTGCCCCCGCTGGCCGCCGCCCGCGGCGCCGGGCAGCTGACCAAGGAGCGGGAGGTCGACGTCCAGGGGCAGACCTTCCGGGCCGGGCCCAACCCGGGCCCGCAGACGCCGCACTACTACCCGGGCGGCTACCACCAGGGTCGGCCGGTGCCCGCCGGCTGGTACTCGCAACCGCTGTGGAAGCCGGCGTTGGCCGGGGCGGCCGGCGCGATCGGCGGCATGCTGGTCTTCAGCGCGTTGTTCTCCCCGGCGTTCGGCGACCCCGGTTACGACGCCGGGTACGCCGCCGGTCTGGAGGACGGCGGCGCCGGTGACGAGGACTTCTCCGGCGGGGAGGACTTCTCCGGTGGCGAGGATTTCGGTGGCGGCGACTTCGGCGGTGGGGATTTCGGTGGCGGCGACTTCGGCGGGTTCGGGGATTTCTGACCTTCGGAAGTAGGGCTACCCGGATGGTCCGCCGACCGGTGAGCGGGCAGGCTCGTCACCGTGGACACCAAGCGACAGATTCAGCGCGGCTGGCTCGCCGGTCTCGGCGCGGCGGCCCTGGCCACCGGGGCGGCGACCGCCGCCGCCCAGTCGTCCGGGCGGTTCCACTGGTGGGCCGGCTTCGTCCTGGTACCCGGCGCGTTGATCGCCGCCGCCGGTGGCCCGCTACTGGCCCGCGGTGGCGGCCGGGCCTTCGGTGGGTACGTCATCGCCGGCATCGGCGCGATCGTCTTCACGGTGGGTGCGCTGCTCATGCTGGGACTGATGGGTGACGGCTGGCCGTTGCTCGTCGTGCTGTCCTGCCTGGCGGTGGCCGGCACCTACCGCTGGCGTCCGGATCATCCGCTCGCCCGAGGGTTGCACCGCACCGTGGCCCTGCTGGCCGTCACCGGCGCCGGGGTCGGCGTCACCCTCGGGCTGATCGTGACCGGTCTGGTCGACTTCGGCGCCACCGGCTGGTGGGGCGGTTTCATGATGCTCGCCGCCGCCGTGGTGTTCGCCAACGCACTCGAACTCGGCCGGCACCGGATGCCGTACCGGCTGCAGGCGGTGACGCTGCTCGTCGGGCCGTCGGTGGTGGCCTTCCTGCTCGGCCTGCGCTTCCTGCGCGGCTGGTGACCAGGCCCCCCGGGGCCCGGTCACCAGCCGCGCAGCGCCGGCTAGAGGTTGTAGCCGCCGGACACCTCTATGTCCTGCGCGGTGATCCAGCGGCACTCCTCGGACAGCAGGGCCGCGATCACCATGCCGATGTCGTCGGGCTCGCCGATCCGGCCGAGTGCGGTCCGGGCGGCGAGCGCCGGGATCACCTCGGGGTGGCGCTCGAAGGCGTCGTCGCCGATCCGGGTACGGGTCGAACCGGGCGAGACGGAGTTGACCCGGATGCC is a window from the Solwaraspora sp. WMMD792 genome containing:
- a CDS encoding DNA recombination protein RmuC, with the translated sequence MLSGVDVATVVVVVVCLGCGAALGWLAARARSATEIARLDATLRATRDGEGRLEQSMRALSYEATAQSQEAVARAVAPLHDALRRYEQRVAELEHDRVDAYAELREQVRAMGGVSAELRTETKQLVAALRAPQVRGRWGEHQLRRIVEAAGMLEHCDFAEQVTARTEQQTVRPDLVVRLHGGRSVVVDAKAPFDGYLSAMEAREERSRDQHLDSHARQLRTHVDALAAKQYWSAFDQTPEFVVLFVPADSFLDAALQRDPTLLEHAFSRDIVLATPATLVALLRTVAYSWRQEALARNAVAVHGLARELYGRLATLGEHVTKLGNALGGAVTAYNRAVGSLEGRVLVSARKLADLGVSGTDLTSPPQVEVAPRQVQAPELETPSTGDDRAHRTRPEWTS